A region of Lichenibacterium dinghuense DNA encodes the following proteins:
- the bchO gene encoding alpha/beta fold hydrolase BchO — translation MSARLDWDTDGRAWPNREHSRFLRAGGIRWHVQEMGQGPRLLLLHGTAASTHSFRALAPLLAPHFSLLIPDLPGHAFTEMPPGGRLSLPVMRDLLRALLGATGFAPEMAAGHSAGAAVLCRTALDAPEFRPKRIVSLNGALLPFDGLTGRVAPGLARALYANPIAPRVFAFLAGEESVKRLIGNMGSRIDRDGVRQYAALMGNPGHVAAALGMMTHWDLDGLARDLSRLPVPLTLVTAATDRAVPPATAAAVRKILPTAEVVALKGVGHLAHEEKPPLVADALLDAARRDGLLAEAPPPGG, via the coding sequence ATGAGCGCCAGGCTGGACTGGGACACCGACGGCCGCGCCTGGCCCAACCGGGAGCACAGCCGCTTCCTGCGCGCCGGCGGCATCCGCTGGCACGTGCAGGAGATGGGGCAGGGGCCGCGCCTGCTGCTGCTGCACGGCACCGCGGCCTCGACCCACTCGTTCCGGGCGTTGGCGCCGCTGTTGGCCCCGCATTTCTCGCTGCTGATCCCCGACCTGCCGGGCCACGCCTTCACGGAGATGCCGCCGGGCGGCCGGCTGTCGCTGCCGGTGATGCGCGACCTCCTGCGCGCGCTGCTCGGCGCCACCGGCTTCGCGCCCGAGATGGCGGCCGGCCACTCGGCCGGCGCGGCGGTGCTGTGCCGCACCGCGCTCGACGCGCCGGAGTTCCGGCCGAAGCGCATCGTCAGCCTCAACGGCGCGCTCCTGCCCTTCGACGGCCTCACCGGCCGCGTCGCGCCCGGCCTCGCCCGCGCGCTCTACGCCAACCCGATCGCGCCGCGCGTCTTCGCGTTCCTGGCCGGGGAGGAATCGGTGAAGCGCCTCATCGGCAACATGGGCTCGCGCATCGACCGCGACGGCGTGCGCCAATACGCGGCGCTGATGGGCAACCCCGGCCACGTCGCGGCGGCGCTCGGCATGATGACGCATTGGGACCTCGACGGCCTCGCCCGCGACCTTTCCCGCCTGCCCGTGCCGCTGACGCTGGTGACGGCTGCCACCGACCGCGCCGTGCCGCCCGCCACGGCCGCCGCCGTCAGGAAGATCCTGCCCACGGCCGAGGTGGTGGCGCTGAAGGGCGTCGGCCACCTCGCCCACGAGGAGAAGCCGCCGCTGGTCGCCGACGCCCTCCTCGACGCCGCGCGGCGCGACGGGCTGCTGGCGGAGGCTCCGCCGCCCGGGGGGTGA